From one Montipora capricornis isolate CH-2021 chromosome 10, ASM3666992v2, whole genome shotgun sequence genomic stretch:
- the LOC138020043 gene encoding uncharacterized protein isoform X1 produces MAGTMTMSIRRSCRVLAVRQVAQSTIKSVFENKPIKGTPTFKDGGCPYIKLSKQPFIDEVKRCPAFQKDVCPFKNAKTIKECIAEFSKVPASHHEGVAYKALLDALKAFHSESKKEEEKVGECPAFKTKDGCPFKSVKLSDGKPLVISPEQLL; encoded by the exons ATGGCAGGAACAATG ACGATGTCCATTCGCAGATCTTGTCGAGTTCTCGCTGTAAGACAGGTGGCTCAATCGACGATAAAG AGTGTTTTCGAGAACAAACCTATCAAAGGTACCCCCACATTCAAGGATGGTGGCTGCCCCTATATCAAGTTATCAAAACAGCCTTTCATTGACGAAGTGAAAAGGTGCCCCGCGTTTCAGAAAGATGTGTGCCCCTTCAAAAATGCCAAGACCATCAAAGAATGTATCGCAGAATTTTCCAAGGTTCCAGCATCGCACCATGAGGGCGTAGCGTATAAAGCGCTGCTAGATGCGTTGAAGGCTTTTCATTCAGAGTCCAAAAAGGAAGAGGAGAAAGTCGGCGAATGTCCTGCATTTAAAACAAAGGATGGTTGCCCATTCAAGTCAGTCAAGCTGAGCGACGGAAAGCCACTTGTGATTTCTCCAGAACAACTACTCTAA
- the LOC138020043 gene encoding uncharacterized protein isoform X2 has protein sequence MLVSQTMSIRRSCRVLAVRQVAQSTIKSVFENKPIKGTPTFKDGGCPYIKLSKQPFIDEVKRCPAFQKDVCPFKNAKTIKECIAEFSKVPASHHEGVAYKALLDALKAFHSESKKEEEKVGECPAFKTKDGCPFKSVKLSDGKPLVISPEQLL, from the exons ATGCTAGTTTCCCAG ACGATGTCCATTCGCAGATCTTGTCGAGTTCTCGCTGTAAGACAGGTGGCTCAATCGACGATAAAG AGTGTTTTCGAGAACAAACCTATCAAAGGTACCCCCACATTCAAGGATGGTGGCTGCCCCTATATCAAGTTATCAAAACAGCCTTTCATTGACGAAGTGAAAAGGTGCCCCGCGTTTCAGAAAGATGTGTGCCCCTTCAAAAATGCCAAGACCATCAAAGAATGTATCGCAGAATTTTCCAAGGTTCCAGCATCGCACCATGAGGGCGTAGCGTATAAAGCGCTGCTAGATGCGTTGAAGGCTTTTCATTCAGAGTCCAAAAAGGAAGAGGAGAAAGTCGGCGAATGTCCTGCATTTAAAACAAAGGATGGTTGCCCATTCAAGTCAGTCAAGCTGAGCGACGGAAAGCCACTTGTGATTTCTCCAGAACAACTACTCTAA